Proteins encoded together in one Sceloporus undulatus isolate JIND9_A2432 ecotype Alabama chromosome 4, SceUnd_v1.1, whole genome shotgun sequence window:
- the DBT gene encoding lipoamide acyltransferase component of branched-chain alpha-keto acid dehydrogenase complex, mitochondrial: protein MAAVVALRRSCRAAAERLFCIPHTRPYSSIRLVKARYIYGFDKSAWRHRHQCRLFRTTPVSSGQIVQFKLSDIGEGITEVTVKEWYVKEGDVVSQFDSICEVQSDKASVTITSRYDGIIRKLHYELDAIAHVGKPLVDIETAIVKDVAPEEDVVETPAVSHEEQTHQEIKGHKTLATPAVRRLAMENNIKLSEVVGTGKDNRILKEDILNYLAKQTGAILPLSPKPEIIPPPRKMDLAADSSKEKASRIPMPVSKPVVLSGKDKTVALSGFQKVMVKTMTAALKIPHFGYCDEVNLTQLIQLREELKPVAQERGVNLTFMPFFLKAASLGLLQYPILNASVDENCQNITYKASHNIGVAMDTGQGLVVPNVKNVEARSVFEVASELNRLQNLGTTNQLGTSDLTGGTFTLSNIGTIGGTYAKPVILPPEVAIGALGKIQIVPRFNGKGEIVKAQIMNVSWSADHRIIDGATMSRFSNLWKSYLENPASMLLDLK from the exons TTCTGTATTCCTCATACTAGACCATACAGTAGCATTCGTTTGGTGAAGGCAAGATACATTTATGGGTTTGACAAATCTGCATGGAGGCATCGACACCAGTGCCGGTTATTCAGAACAACTCCTG TTTCAAGTGGTCAAATTGTCCAGTTCAAACTCTCTGATATTGGAGAAGGAATCACTGAGGTGACTGTAAAAGAATG GTATGTTAAAGAAGGTGATGTCGTATCACAGTTTGACAGCATCTGTGAAGTACAAAGTGATAAAGCCTCTGTCACTATCACGAGCCGCTATGATGGAATCATTAGAAAACTCCATTATGAATTAGATGCAATTGCCCATGTGGGGAAACCACTGGTGGATATAGAAACAGCTATTGTGAAAG ATGTTGCTCCTGAAGAGGATGTTGTGGAAACACCTGCTGTGTCACATGAAGAACAGACTCACCAGGAGATTAAAGGCCACAAAACCTTGGCAACCCCTGCAGTTCGCCGCCTTGCCATGGAAAACAAT ATTAAATTGAGTGAAGTTGTTGGAACAGGGAAGGATAACCGTATCCTCAAAGAAGACATTCTCAATTATTTGGCCAAACAGACAGGCGCTATTTTACCTCTGTCACCAAAGCCTGAAATAATCCCACCTCCACGAAAAATGGACCTTGCAGCAGACTCATCAAAGGAGAAGGCATCTAGGATTCCTATGCCAGTTTCCAAACCTGTAGTACTTTCAGGGAAAGATAAAACAGTGGCCTTATCag GATTCCAGAAGGTAATGGTGAAAACCATGACTGCTGCTTTGAAGATTCCTCACTTCGGTTATTGTGATGAGGTCAATCTTACTCAGCTCATCCAACTGAGAGAAGAGTTGAAACCTGTAGCCCAAGAACGGGGAGTTAACCTCACTTTCATGCCCTTCTTTTTAAAG GCTGCTTCTTTAGGCTTATTACAATACCCTATTCTTAATGCTTCTGTGGATGAAAATTGCCAAAACATCACATACAAG GCTTCTCACAACATTGGAGTTGCTATGGATACAGGACAAGGCTTGGTTGTCCCGAATGTGAAAAATGTTGAGGCTCGTAGTGTGTTTGAGGTTGCTTCAGAATTAAACCGCCTACAAAATTTGGGAACTACTAACCAGCTGGGAACAAGTGATCTCACAGGGGGTACTTTCACACTTTCCAACATCGGCACA ATTGGTGGTACATATGCTAAGCCAGTGATATTACCTCCTGAAGTAGCTATTGGTGCTCTTGGAAAAATACAG ATTGTCCCTCGATTTAATGGTAAAGGTGAAATAGTTAAAGCACAAATCATGAATGTGAGCTGGTCAGCGGATCACAGAATCATTGATGGTGCAACCATGTCCCGTTTTTCTAATTTGTGGAAATCATATTTGGAAAATCCTGCTTCCATGCTGCTGGATCTTAAATAA